The following is a genomic window from Onthophagus taurus isolate NC chromosome 1, IU_Otau_3.0, whole genome shotgun sequence.
ATTTAGGTTTTTGTCTAAAGGATAATTAAAACGCACCTAACACCTTTTCTCATTCGACAGGAAGTGTCCATTTTTATTTCGCTGCCAACttacaacttaaaaataaccaaatatTACTCTAAgtcaaaaaaaacaaaaacaccaGACAGAACATGCCGCCAGCCTtgaaatatcaatatttaaaactaacatacataaatgaaaacaaatacaaatttgtagaaaaataggaatatataatatttgtaaaatatatTCACTGAACTGAGTCAATCTTCATCTATCGGTAACGGACAAACTTTTGCAACGGCACGTTTTACCATGCCGCTTCTTGTCCGTACTAACACTACGCGCACTATATGGTCCTGACCGGGATATAGTTCTTCTACACGGCCTAAACGCCATTGTAGTGGAGGTATGTTTTGCTCTTTCAACAAAACCATGGTTCCAATCTGGACGTCATGATTATTGCGCGTCCATTTTGAACGTTGTTGTAAGGTGTGTAGATATTCATGATTCCAAACACGCCAAAATCTTTGCAACAATTGTTGctgttgtttaaaattgtttaaacggTTACGGTTGGTACGTCGACAATGTTCTCTTGAGGTATTGCTTGTAGTGGTTgtccaattaaaaaatgtccAGGTGTAAGCGGCTCCAAGTCCGTAGGGTCAGAGGATAAAGGTAATATTGGACGGGAGTTTAGGattgcttcaatttgagtAAGCAACgtataaaattgttcaaaatttaatttagtttcacCTAAAACTCTCCTAATATggaatttaaaagatttcacTGCCGATTCCCAAAGACCACCGAAATGCGGAGACCTTGGTGGGATAAAGTGCCATGTTATCTGATTGTCAACAAAGtatgaataataattttcatcctTAGCTGTCTCTTTAATAAGGTTATATAAGTTCTTTAAGTCATTATTAGCGCCAACGAAATTGGTTCCATTATCTGAATAAACAGTCCTGCAAAGTCCTCTGCGCGATACAAAACGTTTAAAGGCGTTCATGAAAGCTTCTGAGGTCAGTTGTGTTACCAGTTCCAAATGTACAGCTTTTGTAGCCAAGCAGAAAAATACACATAAATAAGCCTTAAGTTCCACACGACTTCTACTCTTactatcttttattaaatatggacCTGCATAATCTAAACCGATTGCTGCAAATGGTCGTGTACGTGTTACTCTGAAATCTGGTAAATCGCCCATCAATTGATCAACATTTAACGGTTTGACTCTGAAGCAAGTTGTACAATTTCTCAAATATCTACGTACGGTATTTCTACCATCCAGTggccaaaatttacttctaATACGGGATAAAACGAATTGTGGACCAGCGTGTAAGTATTTATAATGATAAtacttaacaattaatttgacAAAATGATGTTTTGCAGGTAAAACTATTGGAAACTTCTCATCATAAGATAATTCGGAGTGCCTTAAACGTCCTCCTATACGAATTAAGTTATTGTTAtctaaaaatggatttaagCATACTAATTTACTTTGTTTATGAACCATTTTTCCTTGTTGCAAAAGAGATATTTCTTGTATAAAAGATTGGTTTTGCACAATTTTGCATAGTTGTATTGTAGCATTATTTAGTTCTTCCAAAGAAAGTAAACCGCTTAATTTAGTTTCTGATCTTATGTTGTTTACAAAACGAAGTAGGTATGCCATAAcatgttgtaattttaaaaatgttgaatagCGGGTACATATATCGAAGTCATTCACTatcaaatatgaaaaattaatattttgcttTCGAGCTTCAGGTACGTCGTCTATCGTTACCGTGTGGTTCTGGGGCCAATGCGTTTCTTCTAATGTTATCCATTCGGGACCTTTCCACCAACATTCCTTATTTTGCAATTCGTCGGGATTAAGACCGCGTGAAACAAAGTCTGCTGGATTATCAGCTGTTGGAACATGTTTCCACATTTCGCGCTCTGTCAATCTTTGTATCTCCCTATAGGTGCGACTCGGGATTTTGAACAAATCAAATGAGATGATTTTTCGCCATTATCATTGCTCGAACAAACGTAAATGCATGCACCGTAAGCGACCTGCGAAGCATCGGAAAATCCATGTAATGTAATTGACACTACCTTTGCTACAATAACCGGTCTTGGTATTGCTATTTTGCTTATCATTTTGatgcttttaataaaatttgaccatttttgttttaaacagtCCGGAATTTCATCATCCCAATCGCTTTGTAATTGCCACAATTCTTGTAAAATTAGCTTAGCTTTCACAATACATGGATTAATGAGACCCAAAGGATCGAATATTCGCGCCACCTGTGATAATATAACCCGTTTGgtaattttgtcatttttaatttcaaaatcggTACTGTAATGTAAAGTGTCTTCTCGTGGATGCCAAACAATTCCCAACGCTCTTGTCTCAGTTCCGTCGTTAATCTGAAATTTGTCTAGCTGGTTGTTCTCATTGTGTAGAACCCTGCTATCGTTCGATTgccattttcttaatttaaagcCCGATTTCGCCAATATACTAGCAagttcatctttaattttcaatgcTTCTTGCCAATCATCAGAACCAGTTATCAAATCATCCATGTAGAAATCTCGTAATATGATGTTACAAGCTACTGCGTTAGAATTTCTACAATTCAAGCCAACCTGATGTAAAACACGTGTTGCTAAAAATGATGCACTAGATGTGCCGTAAGTAACTGTGTTCAAACGATACggctttatttcatcattaggGTCGTATCGCCATAATattctttgaaaatctctTTGTGTTTTATGAATAAGGATCATTCTGTACATCTTTTCTGCGTCTGCGGTTATCACTATCGGGTGCATTCTCATTCTAACAACTATATCGAACAAATCACTCTGGATTTTTGGGCCAACCTTTAAAACGTCATTCAAACTTAAGCCTGATGTCGTCTTCGCTGAAGCATCAAATACCATTCTTACTTTAGTAGTGCTACTCGTTTGTTTTATCACAGCATGGTGAGGcaaataaattacaatgtCATTATCACACTTATCGAAAGAAGTAAGAGTCATGTGGCCCAAATCCTCATATtcttttaagaatttattatacTCCTGCcgtaaatttgaattttttgctaGTTTTCTTTCTAACGAGATTAGTCTGTTTTTTGCTATATCAAAAGAATCTCCTAATGATATGTGATTATCTCGTAAAGGCAATTTAACTGTAAATTGTCCGGTTTCGTCACGTTCAAACTCTTCGCGAAAATTCAATTCACATTCCATTTCCTCTTTTGACAATTTAGAGTTtgcaatttcaatattttcaatttcccAAAAACGTTCGATCTGCTTGTGTAAATTGTCGGTTGCCAAAAAACATCTTGTTtcgtttttctgttttatttttcctaaCATGGGTCCGGCAACTATCCAACCTAACTTTGTATTTTGTAATATAGGACCGTGCTTTCCCAACTTTAGCTGATCTGGTTTCATTAAGTCGTAAAATATTTCGCATCCcaataaaacatcaatttcGGTTGTTTCGTTGTAACTGGGATCAGCTAATTTTAAATCACTAGGAATTCTTAGATTCGATGTATCGAACGAAGCTTGTGGTAAGCTACCAGTAATGTTGTCGATAACAAGAAATTCCAATTTGTTTTGATAGGAACAGTCTGCTGATTTAATAATTGTCTCTGTTTTACAAGTTATGTTGCAAATGCTTTGGCTAATACCGGAAATAGGTGCAGCTATATCTTTTCCCGTTAACTGCAATTTATCGAACAGAAATTTGGTGCAAAAATTTGATTGACTGCCCGAATCCAGCAACGCACGACATTTAACGAATTCTCCGTGCTTATtgtaaacattaataatagcAGTTGGTAAAATTATTTGTCTTGTTTTAGGAATATAACTTTGTGATGTCATAGTGATTGGCGGTTTCTCATCGTTTTCTTGTTTGTCGTCGCTCCAACGACTTTGTTTGATATCGTgatcaatttttgatatttcgctTCGACTAACGTGTGCTTTAATATTAGTAGCTTGTCTTTGacgtaaatgaaaatttttgtcaTGTAAAATAGTATTATGACGTTTCTGACAAATTTGACAACTTTTGCTGTTGCATTTATTAGGAGTATGACCGGATTTTAGGCAATTTGTGCATatgttattcttttttagttCGTTGTAACGTTCGTTAAtaggtaattttaataatctttcgCATTTGAATGTAAAATGATCATTGTTTTTGCAAAAAGTGCAAGACAAAAAGGCTGTTTTTTCGTTATTTGAAGTAATATGCATTGATACCTTTTCGTTTGTACGTTCATTGAATTTATTTGCAAGTTTACCGTCTAATGATTCAAGAAGTtggcatttttcttttaaaacttttaaaaattgatccAATTTCGGCGTGGTAATGTTTTTTGAATGAGTTTCCCATTCCCGTTGTGTTTGCTtatctaattttattgatacaaTATGTATTAAAAGTGTATCCCAATGTTGTACTGGCTCACCTAATGTTTGTAAAGAAcgaaaatcttttagaaaattGTCGATAAGTTTTCTAAATTAACGTGCGACTCTCGGGTCAGTGGTTGTAgctcaaaaatgttttttacgTGATTCCGTATCaaaacctttttattttcatatcttTCGCGTAATAGCTCAATAGCTACGTCATAATTTGCTTCTGATATTTCGAGTGAATTTATAATTCGTAAAGCGTCATCTTTCAAGCAagattgtaaataataaaatttctgaattttatttaaccttGCATTGTCATGTACGAGCGATTTGTACAATTCGAAAAATCTCAACCATTCTTCGTATGATCCTTTAAATTGAGGAAGATTCAAAGATGGTAAATTAGCCGAAAATTGTGAATAAGTATCGACGATTGTTGTCTTGTTgactgatttatttaattcggTAATTTCTTCAGCGCGAGAAATAACCTcaaagtatttattttcaaacgtTTCGCGTTCCGTTGATTGACTTTGTTCGTCACctttttcgttttcttcgATTTCCGTTTGTATGTTATCAAATTCGTCccataatttttctaatcgTTTTAATCGTGTTTTTAATTCCGCGATGTTTTTATTACCCAATTGTACTTCGTCTACGAACGAACCGAATCGTGTAACTTGTGATTTTATTACGGCGCGCTTCTTTACTAATTGTTCCATCGCATCGATTTGTACTCGTGAAAGGGATTAAAAGGATGGACCAAATATAAAGGACACGAACCTGTATTGCCGTTGTTTAATATTAGCGTCTGTTGCCTTCCCATCCAGCGTAATGACGTCACCAACAAAGAGCGACTCGTCGAAACTTGTTGGCTGATGTAACCTAACCACAATGTTGATATCACTCAAATTTCGATAATCTTCGCTCGAAGGACCAAATGTTGTGTTCtgtatgttatttattttgaaatgaactgtatttctttattttcttgtttttaattaagtgACATTCGCAAATTTAGGTTTTTGTCTAAAGGATAACTAAAACGCACCTAACACCTTTTCTCATTCGACAGGAAGTGTCCATTTTTATTTCGCTGCCAACttacaacttaaaaataaccaaatatTACTCtaagtcaaaaaaaaacaaaaacaccaGACAGAACATTAACGTTGGGTTACTTCTTTTTCGATGTCGGGTTAGTTCTTGTTCGCGGTCACCAATTTGTGggacaatttaaaaagagaGTAAAACCAATTTGCGTTACAACGTGACttgactttttattttgtaataatcaaGGTTTGTAAAGCGTATTGTACCAGGTTGGCCAGATCCAaccttttaaaaaataataataaataataaataataataaaaaaataaataaatcgtgcttaaaagaaaaatcaataaaattaaacaaatgttgaataaaatgtaaaacttAGACCAAAATAAAGACTTAACTTTTTGTtctgtttatattaaaaaaggtTCGTCGTCTACTCCGACTCGGATCTCCAGATCTGGTGACGTCATCCCCCCCTTCACTCTTCAAATCGAGTTTTTCCATCTCTGGCCAACCTGGTACAATACACTTTACGAACcttggtaataataataataaccaacaCTTTTTGTATCACTATggatttacaatttttgtttaaaaaagaacttattactatgatttatttttgaggtttaaatttatgatttattcatttatgatttaatttataattgtggTGGTTGCCACACACACAAACTcctttgaacatttttaaatgattggtttaataaaaaataggcAGAAAgatataaacatttatttaaaaggttAAAAACAAGCTAATATCTAATCTTTGTACATTTCTTTGGTCATTAAACGACGTAAATTATTATTAggcttaaaattaaaacacgtATCCGTAACAATACGTTTACTGTGCAACAGACCTATAATGGTGTCAGTACCAAGTTTGTTTCTTTGTTTGGTTTTTAACAGATTTATTGTTGAAAACGTTCTTTCCACATTAGCACTTGAATGTGGTAAAATctgtaatttataaataaattctgtTAAATTCGCAAACATAGGTGTGTCATCGCCGCATTTTATGTTTGAAATTGTGAACTAAAATTCAAAGATTTTTTCAGTGTTTGGGAcatctatgttttttaaaagcCTCCATTCATTGTCAATTATTTGTAGGTTTTTCTCCTCGACTAAATTTGGCCATTTTGATGCTATAGGGGCAATAGTATTAATCTGTGTTTGACGGACAGACTGAGGATTCAAAAAAGATAACTCTTTTATAAATTGTCTTTTAAAGGGAAACGCtgcaatatttgttttactcCTTCAATATAAAACGCCAGGCAATTTGTTTTAAGATGATGTAACTCCGTCTCTTGTagatttgttaaattaattgcaaccccaaaatacattttttccaAAGGTAACATATTCCtgagattttgaaaatctacGTTAAAAACTTCGTTGCTTTGTAGAATTTCAGGTTTTATGTAATAATCCATCATTGTTTTTACTACCAATGTCACTGAGGTATATATATTGCTTATTTGAGGACTTTCAGATTGCATCTGCCTGTTTAAGTTTACAAATAATGGTAAAACAAACTGCAAAAATTGCAAGTATAATTTGTAGACTGGGGTTTTTAAATGAGTTAAAATATTATCGGACTGAATATCATCCTTATGATGGTATTCGTATATACATCGGTGAAAAAGAGAACTAGGGCGTCATATTGTTCGAGGATTCGGTCAACCACACTTATAAGAGATAGCCAACGAGTCTGACACGGGTGCAAAATTTTATGGCCTTTAATATTACAGAAGTCTTGGAATGCTTTGAATTCTGAAATCCGTTTGGGACTATTGCTGAAATAATTGTGAATATCTCGAGTGATAGCTTCTacaaaatttggtagtttACTACATGCATTTGACACACACAATGCAAAACTATGACAAatgcattttaaaataaaaatattgcgaACTGCCTTAATGAACCTTGATGCTACTGAATTATGCCGCCCCATCATATTGGAAGCGCCATCCGCAGCAAAGCCAATGAGATTTGACGTATAGGGAATGTTATTTTgagtaaaaaaagaaataatttgttcaaataaaacttctgCTTGAGCATTTTCTATTGGAAGAAGGGTTAAAAAGCAATcttgaatattattatcaaacaTTAATCTTACAACCAAGCATAAATGTTTCATTGTTGTTCTGTCTGTTGTTTCATCgataattaaactaaatttattattttttaataactgaaTTAATGTTTGGGATGAATAGGCGCCaatgacattttttattatatttgttgttttaatgcGCGCAGATTTGATACCTGCAGCAATTTTTGAGTCAGGACATACCGATCGTAGCAAGTCGGGAATATGATCCATTAATACCAAGGGCAAATTATGTTCAACCACAAAGGCCGCCAATTTTAATTCAGCATCTTTTACTTGAGTGTCGAGTTCGCCAGACATCATATCTCTTAAGGATCTCTGCTTGAGTTTAACTCGACAAGCTTGCTTGTGCTTTTCTCTTTCTGCGTGTCGGCGAAGTTGTAGCTTTCCAGCTTTGATGCTGATATCCAGTTCACAAGCAATGCAATAGGATCCCTacaaaaaatggtatgaaATATAAACCAAGTTAATGtctaaaaaaacctttttgcTTGCCTGCAGCCACCCCTTTAAGTCTGGTTCATCTTCCCATCTGCAACTGTAGGTTTGAtggtattttaattttttgacagGTGTTTGAGCCCCATCAGAATTGTCTCGTGTTTCTTCAGAACTACTGGACCGACGCAATGTTCTTGAATGTCCTGCTTCTGCTATTATGCACCGTACtatatttccaaaaatgttaatgatttggttttttttcgtttttatagtGTACTAATACacaagaacaaataaaaataaattcacttACCACTTGTTAAATCGGATTCAAATCAAAGAACACTTAAAAACACTAAACGCTTTGTGATTTTCTTCTGATAGtggtttaaatataaatgactCATAATTCTCttcgattttcttttataccTCGCCACTTCGGTAAAGTAcccattttcattaattaaaaatgtagcGCTCGTAGCGCCAACTAGAATTACCGACTTTACAGAATCCGCACCAGCAAGTGAACTACCGAATGTAAAGATACTTTTAAATACTAACAGAGGGCAGTATTTGAAAACAAATGAAGGAAGTTTCCTCGAACCAGCGAGGTGAAATGTTCGAACCGCATCGCACCCTTACTGTAttatattatgttttattttgtgttatttctaTCTAAAGTTACTTATTGTGTTTAAAAGAGTAAATAAGTAAGCTTTTTATGAACCGTGGtgtgttttattaaaactatttcCACAGATACACGATGCACGGTTGCAAATAGTGAGAGTTGTCTGGTTGAGGGCGCTGTAAGTGTTCCAATCACGGTCGAAGGTCGGAGTAAAATCGTAGAAATACTATTAGTACCAGAAGTACGGCATAATTTGATATTGGGAGTGGATTTTTGGCGTAAAATGCGAGTAGTGCCTGACTTGAGACGCGGCGAGTGGACCTTTTCATGTGACCCTCGATGCGATTCAGGCTCAGGTTGAGCTTAGTATTAGtgatcaaaataaattatcgtTATTTCTGGATCGGGTTTTTGACGCGAATTCGGAACATAAATTAGGTCACACACAATTAGTAGAACATCATATCAAGGTAAATCCCGATGTTTTGCCTATTAAACAGAGGTATTACCCTATATCGCCAGCAATGCAAGCCGTGGTCGATCGAGAACTAGACGAAATGCTATTGATGGGCGTCGTAGAAAAATCTAATAGTCCATGGGCGTctccaattttattagtaCCCAAACGTGATAGGGGACATCGTTTTTGCGTAGATTTTAGGCAACTAAATAGTTACCAGAGCGGATGCGTACCCGTTACCCCAAATATCGTGGACATTAGACAAACTTCGTGACTCGAGCTTTCTATCCTCTATTGACATTAAGTCAGCGTACTGGCAAATTTCTATGGCCGCCGAAAGTAAACAATACACCGCATTTACTGTGCCAAATCACGGGCTTTTTCAATTCAATAGAATGCCTTTCTGGTTAACGAACGCTCCGACTACGTGGGAGCGTTTTATTGACAATGTATTGGGGAGTGATCTTGAACCTCATGTTTTTGTATACTTGGATGACATCATTATTGTCACGTACTTGGGTTATGTTGTTGATCGAGACGGGTTGCATGTGGACCCCGAAAAGGTACGGTCGATATTACAGATACCTGAACCTCGGAAGGTTTCAGACGTGCGTAGATTGGTAGGAATGGCTTCGTGGTATAGGCGTTTTGTGCCGAATTTTTCGACTATCATATTACCTCTGACGTCATTGCTGAAAAAGAATAGCAGAGGTTTTAATTGGGACGATAAATGTGATAGGACTCCAGCAATACAATTTTTCCATTAAGCATAGGAAAGGGAAGAGCATGTTGTACCCGATGCTTTGTCTAGGGCGGTACCCGCGTTAGTTGATGAAATTGAAGACGAGATTAAATTAGAACCCTGGTATGTTAAAATGTTGCGGTCGGTAAAATCACAGCCGGAAAAGTATCCGTTGTATCGCGTTGAAAAcgagaaattatttaagtcCATACGTACTCAACATAACGCGCTTGAAAATCGTAATGATACGTGGAAATTAGTAGTACGAAAAGCTCAGAGAatagaattgttaaaaaaatatcacgATTTACCGGAAACGGGTGGACACTTAGGCGTGGCTAAAACAATTTCGCGGATATCTCAACGGTATTACTGAAAGCACCTGCAGGTCAACTCCGGAGTCATATAAATGCCATACGTCCGTGGCGTCAAATGATAAGCGTTGATATTATAGGACCCTTGCCGCGTAGTAATAAAGGCTTTTCTTTCATTCGATTTGCTATCCGTTACGAAAAACAACGGCGTCGTCGGTTATTAAGAATTTAGAAGAGAACGTGTTTCTTACTTTTGGGGTGCCGCAAACCATCATTGCAGATAATGGTGTTCAATTCCGGTCGCATCAATTCgaaaaattgatgaaagaTTATCGTGTAAAGATTAAATTCACTCATTTTTATCATACTCAGGATAATCCAACCGAAAGTGTAAATCGTACCATAAAAACGATGCTTATGGCGTATGTTAGTGATAACCACCGAAAGTGGGATGTTTTTCTACCTAAGGTTACCTGTGCCTTAAGAACTGCGAAGCACGCAGGAACGGGTTATTCCCCTTATTTTGTAAATCATTTGCGCGAAATGATTTTGGACGGTGAGCTACACGAAATCGACAATATTCAGGAAAAACAAAGTAACAAAAATAGAGCGAAAACATTTAGTAAGCTCTTTTCGGAAATACATACACGATTGAGGTTGGTTTCTTTACGTTCGAAACAGTATTACAATTTGAGGTGTTGggatttaaaatgttatgttgGCGTCctcttttttaaacttattttctgtctttccttcttttcttctttcttctcttttcTGAACCTTTGTGGTAATATTGGCTTTGGGtataagaaatttttggagaaaaatttcttttggcGGGAAAGAGGGGTGTgttacgtttttatttttttctgtttcttaGTGTTTCTTCTCAATAGACAGGcagcaaaatttgttttatatttttttttgtttcagcgACCTTTCCTTTTACCCATTAGATGTCGTTATTCCTtacttctttaaaattttgtttgcaaaatatttattaataatcttattatttttttttgggagagagtattctcttttttttgttaataagggatttagtttttaaatgtgtagtaaatatgtaaatactctaggtaatatttattttgacttTTACTTTTGGGTGTTGCGCGATAaggtacattttttttgaaaattcgaGTCGAGTATAAATTCGGACGGGTTTTGAAAACTCGGTCTCTTTGGTTTTGGTGACAATTCTCTCCGTCGGTGGTGAAGAAAAGCAACGACGAGTGTAAATCAGCGTAGATagacattttggaaaatttgcgATTAAATTTTGGCGTCTTGAGGGTAATCCAGACATCGGAAATATCACTCCCGTTGAAAAGTCGCGGTTAAGTCTTTTCTATAACCCGACGCGGGTATTTTAACcggatttaatatttttcaccATTTTCCGTAAATTTTTCGGCGTAGACGTCGACCAACTGAGGTAAGAATTGCTTATTTCGGTTAATCATAACTTTTCCCATCCATATCACAACatccttattatttattgttccATAATTTCATTGATTAGATTTACCCCtttcatcttttaaaaaaaaaaaaggaaatcaaCCGTTCACACTTTCATCCGTTCATTCTTTTCATCCATTCCCTtagcgaatttttttttctaatcggTAATTACGATCCGTAGGTCTTTCTTTTGGAggaaccattttttttttaatgaaatttttggtCCTAATATTCTGAGCACATTTTAATAACTTCAATACCACTGGATATCCACTccttataaaaaaaaggaagacAACTTAAGGTCAGATCAACAATTCGTTTTAAacttcgatttttttttattctacttTATTGTCTGTCTATTGTTTCAATTATTTAGTttgataattcaatttttttttgtacattatAATAATACTAGCCTAGttatttacctttttttttaagaaaaaaaaaagaataacatACAAACTAAATTTAGGATGTATAACATTGTTTTGAATTTGcgaatcaatttattataatttattttacttttgtaAAAGAGTTTAattggtatttttttttgttatttattttgaaattcaatttttttttaatttaatcgatTTCTGAAACAAGTACTTGAGGTAGACAATCGGTGTCGCGGTCAATCAGGTgtttcatttagttttttttttttggttatccAATTAAATCTgcttagtttaatttttttttttatatttttcgttaggttgatattaattttgatttgatttaacctatataatttattttatttgatttttttttgcaatatatatatatgttgGAGGCAGATGATGAATTCGGCCCGTGGCCGATTTATTTAGACATATCGGCATATGTCTAAAGCTGTTAGGTCACATGACGAAAAAATGATACAATCTGGATCTGACCATATCAGTTTGAACACGTCCCGATATGTACATTTGCACAATGCGCCGATCCGATCGGAACTACACATAACCTCTTTTGGGATGTTTATGAGGGACATCACTTACGTGCAGTGTGTTTATTAGTACGTTTTACTGTTTTTAGCAGTTACCGAagttataaagttttaaatataaagtgGTTGACTTTAAATATGGAaagtgaaaaatatttagttgaaaaa
Proteins encoded in this region:
- the LOC139431841 gene encoding uncharacterized protein, with the translated sequence MEQLVKKRAVIKSQVTRFGSFVDEVQLGNKNIAELKTRLKRLEKLWDEFDNIQTEIEENEKGDEQSQSTERETFENKYFEVISRAEEITELNKSVNKTTIVDTYSQFSANLPSLNLPQFKGSYEEWLRFFELYKSLVHDNARLNKIQKFYYLQSCLKDDALRIINSLEISEANYDVAIELLRERYENKKVLIRNHVKNIFELQPLTRESHVNLENLSTIF
- the LOC139431789 gene encoding uncharacterized protein, yielding MWKHVPTADNPADFVSRGLNPDELQNKECWWKGPEWITLEETHWPQNHTVTIDDVPEARKQNINFSYLIVNDFDICTRYSTFLKLQHVMAYLLRFVNNIRSETKLSGLLSLEELNNATIQLCKIVQNQSFIQEISLLQQGKMVHKQSKLVCLNPFLDNNNLIRIGGRLRHSELSYDEKFPIVLPAKHHFVKLIVKYYHYKYLHAGPQFVLSRIRSKFWPLDGRNTVRRYLRNCTTCFRVKPLNVDQLMGDLPDFRVTRTRPFAAIGLDYAGPYLIKDSKSRSRVELKAYLCVFFCLATKAVHLELVTQLTSEAFMNAFKRFVSRRGLCRTVYSDNGTNFVGANNDLKNLYNLIKETAKDENYYSYFVDNQITWHFIPPRSPHFGGLWESAVKSFKFHIRRVLGETKLNFEQFYTLLTQIEAILNSRPILPLSSDPTDLEPLTPGHFLIGQPLQAIPQENIVDVPTVTV
- the LOC139431820 gene encoding uncharacterized protein; translated protein: MHITSNNEKTAFLSCTFCKNNDHFTFKCERLLKLPINERYNELKKNNICTNCLKSGHTPNKCNSKSCQICQKRHNTILHDKNFHLRQRQATNIKAHVSRSEISKIDHDIKQSRWSDDKQENDEKPPITMTSQSYIPKTRQIILPTAIINVYNKHGEFVKCRALLDSGSQSNFCTKFLFDKLQLTGKDIAAPISGISQSICNITCKTETIIKSADCSYQNKLEFLVIDNITGSLPQASFDTSNLRIPSDLKLADPSYNETTEIDVLLGCEIFYDLMKPDQLKLGKHGPILQNTKLGWIVAGPMLGKIKQKNETRCFLATDNLHKQIERFWEIENIEIANSKLSKEEMECELNFREEFERDETGQFTVKLPLRDNHISLGDSFDIAKNRLISLERKLAKNSNLRQEYNKFLKEYEDLGHMTLTSFDKCDNDIVIYLPHHAVIKQTSSTTKVRMVFDASAKTTSGLSLNDVLKVGPKIQSDLFDIVVRMRMHPIVITADAEKMYRMILIHKTQRDFQRILWRYDPNDEIKPYRLNTVTYGTSSASFLATRVLHQVGLNCRNSNAVACNIILRDFYMDDLITGSDDWQEALKIKDELASILAKSGFKLRKWQSNDSRVLHNENNQLDKFQINDGTETRALGIVWHPREDTLHYSTDFEIKNDKITKRVILSQVARIFDPLGLINPCIVKAKLILQELWQLQSDWDDEIPDCLKQKWSNFIKSIKMISKIAIPRPVIVAKVVSITLHGFSDASQVAYGACIYVCSSNDNGEKSSHLICSKSRVAPIGRYKD